In Deltaproteobacteria bacterium, a single genomic region encodes these proteins:
- a CDS encoding helix-turn-helix domain-containing protein, whose amino-acid sequence MIKNERQYRITKAQAERFTTTLHALTITPKHGDHPLLHKAQLDALKSQLGDLQRELTEYEVLRSGKRKVVALASLEDLPKTLIQARIASGLSQEEFAAKLGLKSQQIQRYEASEYRSASLERVTAITRALGIKLRQPAELRLVS is encoded by the coding sequence ATGATTAAGAACGAGCGGCAATACCGCATCACGAAAGCACAGGCGGAAAGGTTCACCACAACGCTTCACGCTCTCACAATCACCCCGAAACATGGGGACCACCCACTACTCCACAAAGCGCAGCTTGACGCGCTCAAGAGTCAGTTGGGAGATTTACAACGCGAGCTCACCGAGTATGAAGTGTTGCGCTCAGGAAAACGCAAGGTCGTGGCCTTGGCCTCGCTCGAAGATCTTCCCAAAACGCTGATTCAAGCACGTATTGCGTCCGGCCTCAGTCAGGAAGAGTTCGCCGCCAAGCTAGGACTCAAGTCCCAGCAGATCCAACGCTACGAGGCGAGCGAATATCGCTCCGCCAGCCTGGAGCGGGTGACCGCGATTACTCGGGCGCTGGGCATCAAGTTGCGACAACCTGCCGAACTCCGCTTGGTGTCCTGA
- a CDS encoding alpha-ketoglutarate-dependent dioxygenase AlkB has translation MGEATFPETAPEGLRVIRSLLSLQEENSIIAEIHGLDEALWTHPQPRLALPPAKRETISFGWRYEASTRSVCEGLRMPPFLETVRERCTGVMNLNPEIFDQVIVARYDPGAGIGWHTDAPVFGPTVLSLSLGTDWHMDLNRGGHRISARVALPRRSLLVLSGAARSTWRHRLPPVRSVRYSLSFRSVVGNRKHAESQTENKET, from the coding sequence ATGGGAGAAGCGACTTTTCCTGAAACCGCCCCGGAAGGTCTCCGTGTGATTCGGTCTCTCCTGTCTTTGCAGGAAGAGAATTCGATCATCGCTGAAATTCACGGCCTCGATGAAGCGTTGTGGACGCATCCTCAGCCCCGCCTCGCTCTCCCTCCCGCGAAGCGTGAGACGATCTCATTCGGATGGCGGTACGAGGCCAGCACCAGAAGCGTCTGTGAAGGTCTACGAATGCCACCTTTTCTCGAGACTGTTCGTGAGCGCTGTACTGGCGTGATGAACCTGAACCCCGAGATTTTCGATCAAGTAATCGTCGCACGTTATGATCCTGGGGCTGGTATCGGCTGGCATACGGATGCGCCAGTGTTCGGACCAACGGTACTGTCATTGTCGCTCGGCACAGATTGGCACATGGATTTGAATCGCGGCGGTCATCGTATCTCCGCGCGTGTTGCGCTGCCTCGTCGATCATTACTCGTGCTGAGCGGAGCAGCACGCTCTACTTGGCGGCACCGCCTCCCCCCAGTCAGATCTGTACGCTATTCACTTTCGTTCCGGAGCGTTGTCGGCAACCGAAAGCACGCAGAATCCCAAACAGAGAATAAGGAAACATAA
- a CDS encoding CHAT domain-containing protein, with protein MPASATLHVNKLVERQGWLRFEYRPDGVVWRKLGPVQPVYSKEVPEATYTRLMQEVNRVLRESDPETRPETFETLGRLLYNNLVPEGFRPRLLSYHGAIDLWTNTVAIPWELIYDGEEFWGKRYALGRTIRMPSDQPPLAKPASAQQRLTVLLVAANPLDDLPYAEKEVKLIADILPGTVSTKVLVGPRATDIELMAELNRGIYDIIHYSGHVVVDPNTRQSALLLNGGILLSSSVRDNLHGAPFVFINGCRPDLLDGNPSKWHVDDWDEMNRNISDGFIFGGAIGVIATLNKVGDLQAKQFSECFYELVLKGEPFGESLRAARSAITEGAGWASFVLFGDPNLSIQHRVPEEPTPEPAPDPPAPADVSLFASDGSLNATIFHANARDILAKAAKDMRTLGDTKIEPFHLFMGLTRSRSFFALFRHISGDHEVKLAALLKLLRGLVRRTYNKSIEVENEEEREPLRNDIHEQTLAILRVAQDLEHGQLIGEKHILVALLRNAPVELLQVIEQSGITVSDFLRNAETFSFSSTQKPLPSEREVWRYLRDTTSGKSTKAESAPLEPHPLFTAEGRLREEKLAPGVRALLELGRGYGEALQSEALQTPSLFLALLENPEGITNAAVHAQNVEPVTIRRALCDDRSPGSPRRVRQQVCSSRTLRILQHACKAAAAEGKLIGEAHLLLGVLSEQDGPTFKALKECGLDPRQIQSACQLN; from the coding sequence ATGCCCGCAAGTGCAACTCTCCACGTGAATAAACTAGTGGAACGTCAAGGCTGGCTACGCTTTGAGTATCGTCCGGACGGCGTTGTGTGGCGGAAACTTGGTCCTGTCCAACCCGTCTACAGTAAAGAAGTGCCAGAAGCGACCTACACGAGGCTGATGCAAGAGGTGAACCGGGTCTTGCGTGAATCCGATCCTGAAACGCGTCCGGAAACGTTCGAGACATTGGGGAGATTACTCTACAACAACCTCGTCCCTGAAGGATTCCGTCCTCGCTTACTCTCGTACCACGGGGCGATCGATCTGTGGACGAATACTGTGGCCATTCCATGGGAACTCATCTACGATGGCGAAGAATTTTGGGGCAAACGCTATGCGCTCGGGCGGACCATACGGATGCCCTCAGACCAACCCCCATTGGCAAAACCTGCGTCTGCACAACAGCGACTTACCGTACTACTCGTCGCGGCCAATCCGTTGGATGACCTCCCGTATGCAGAGAAAGAGGTCAAACTCATTGCAGATATTCTCCCTGGAACGGTGTCCACCAAGGTATTGGTTGGTCCACGAGCGACGGACATTGAATTGATGGCTGAGCTGAATCGAGGAATCTACGATATTATTCATTACTCAGGTCATGTGGTTGTTGACCCCAATACGAGGCAAAGTGCGCTGCTCCTGAACGGAGGTATTCTTCTCAGCAGTTCCGTCCGTGACAACCTGCATGGTGCCCCTTTTGTCTTTATCAATGGGTGTCGCCCAGACCTCTTGGATGGGAATCCGAGCAAGTGGCACGTTGACGACTGGGACGAGATGAACCGGAACATTAGCGATGGTTTTATTTTCGGCGGCGCGATCGGTGTGATTGCCACATTGAACAAAGTCGGCGATCTTCAGGCCAAACAATTCTCCGAATGTTTTTATGAACTCGTCTTAAAGGGGGAACCTTTTGGCGAATCCTTGCGTGCCGCTCGTAGTGCAATTACCGAAGGAGCGGGATGGGCATCGTTTGTCCTCTTTGGCGACCCGAACCTTTCAATCCAACACCGAGTCCCAGAAGAACCCACTCCCGAACCTGCGCCCGATCCTCCCGCTCCTGCGGATGTTTCACTGTTTGCCTCGGATGGCTCTCTGAACGCAACCATCTTCCATGCAAACGCACGCGATATCCTTGCAAAAGCGGCGAAAGATATGCGGACCCTTGGAGATACGAAGATTGAGCCATTCCATCTATTCATGGGATTGACGAGAAGCCGGTCTTTTTTCGCTCTCTTTCGGCATATCAGTGGCGATCACGAGGTGAAGCTCGCGGCACTCCTCAAATTGCTTCGAGGCTTGGTTCGCCGGACCTACAACAAGAGTATCGAGGTGGAAAATGAAGAAGAAAGAGAACCGCTTCGGAACGACATCCACGAACAGACGCTCGCCATTCTTCGCGTTGCTCAGGACCTGGAACATGGGCAACTGATCGGGGAAAAGCACATACTCGTCGCGCTTCTGCGTAACGCGCCGGTAGAGCTTCTCCAGGTCATCGAACAGAGCGGCATAACGGTGTCCGATTTCTTGAGAAACGCAGAAACCTTCTCGTTTTCTTCAACTCAAAAGCCACTGCCTTCCGAGCGTGAAGTCTGGCGATATCTCAGGGACACGACGAGTGGAAAGTCTACGAAGGCGGAATCGGCCCCACTCGAACCGCATCCCCTCTTTACGGCGGAGGGTCGACTGCGCGAAGAAAAACTTGCTCCGGGGGTACGCGCCCTGCTCGAACTCGGCAGAGGATACGGGGAAGCGCTGCAAAGTGAGGCGCTGCAGACTCCGAGCCTTTTTCTTGCGCTCTTGGAAAACCCGGAAGGAATAACAAACGCCGCTGTCCACGCCCAGAATGTCGAGCCTGTCACGATTAGACGGGCTCTCTGCGATGACCGTTCGCCTGGAAGTCCTCGACGAGTGCGTCAACAAGTATGTTCGTCCAGGACGCTGCGTATCCTTCAGCACGCTTGCAAGGCAGCGGCGGCGGAGGGAAAACTGATCGGCGAAGCCCACCTCCTACTCGGGGTGTTGAGCGAACAAGATGGGCCGACGTTCAAGGCTTTGAAAGAATGTGGCCTCGATCCACGGCAAATACAATCGGCATGTCAATTGAACTGA